The following are encoded together in the Vigna unguiculata cultivar IT97K-499-35 chromosome 2, ASM411807v1, whole genome shotgun sequence genome:
- the LOC114173896 gene encoding receptor protein kinase TMK1-like → MGFISWLAVLLFCVGFECAWCQDDAVMNKLKKAINEPSGLQWNDPDVCKWKHVKCSAMKRVTAIQIGGQSLQGSLPKELAQLSELTRFECMNNELTGPFPNMPKSLEVLLIHHNNFQSLPGDFFAGMTNLQYVSIGYNPFSPWGIPDNLKDCVALRSFSATSAGLVGKIPDFFGKDGPFPGLVSLILSFNSLEGGLPATFSGSSLETLWVNGQKSNSKLNGTLDVLKGMTYLKQIWVHGNSFTGPIPDLSHHDQLYDVSLRDNQLTGVVPPSLTALPALKVVNLTNNLLQGSPPLFKDGVKVDNDLDKGINSFCTGEAGKPCSPLVDALLSAVEPFGYPVRLAESWKGNDPCGQHWLGIVCSNGNVSVINLQSMNLSGNISPSFAELTSVTKLLLPNNGLTGTIPSELTSMPSLVELDVSNNQLHGKVPSFREGVVVKTAGNPDIGKDKPQAPPGSSPGGKSDGQVKKNNTAAILGTVLGGISLIGLVAFIFLMYGRKRKQAGKVQGPSAIVVHPRYSGDGSTLKISVADASAGVSGGGGSRGGIGVISPTSTAQHVEAGNMVISIQVLRQVTNNFSEANILGKGGFGTVYKGELYDGTKIAVKRMECGMMVEKGLTEFESEIAVLTKVRHRHLVALEGHCLDGNEKLLVYEYMPQGPLSKHLFDWKEQGIQPLEWKRRLSIALDVARGVEYLHGLAQQIFIHRDLKPSNILLGDDMRAKVSDFGLVRLAPEGQTSFETRLAGTFGYLAPEYAVTGRVTTKVDVYSYGVILMEMITGRKAIDNSQPEENVHLVTWFRRMLLNKDSFDKIIDPIMCIDEEALPSCRTVAELAGHCCAREPHQRPDMSHVVNVLAPLVEIWKPSETDDEDLYGIDLDMTLPQALRKWQAFEGRNTFDISSSMLNSEENTQSSIPTRPFGFANSFNSSDGR, encoded by the exons ATGGGTTTTATTTCGTGGCTTGCTGTGTTGTTGTTCTGTGTGGGGTTTGAGTGTGCGTGGTGTCAAGATGATGCTGTGATGAACAAATTGAAGAAGGCCATCAATGAACCCAGTGGTCTTCAATGGAATGACCCAGATGTGTGTAAATGGAAACACGTCAAGTGCAGCGCCATGAAAAGGGTCACTGCAATTCAAATTGGGGGACAGAGTCTGCAAGGTTCTCTACCTAAGGAACTGGCGCAGCTCTCGGAGTTGACACGGTTTGAGTGCATGAACAATGAGTTAACTGGGCCATTTCCTAACATGCCGAAGTCCCTTGAGGTTCTGCTCATCCACCACAACAATTTCCAGTCCTTACCGGGTGATTTCTTCGCCGGCATGACCAATTTGCAGTATGTGAGCATTGGCTACAACCCTTTTTCCCCGTGGGGGATTCCTGATAACCTCAAGGACTGTGTGGCTCTCAGGAGTTTCTCTGCAACCAGTGCTGGTTTGGTGGGGAAAATCCCAGATTTTTTTGGTAAAGATGGTCCCTTCCCAGGTTTGGTTTCTCTTATCTTGAGTTTTAATTCTCTTGAAGGAGGGTTGCCTGCAACCTTTTCTGGCAGTTCTTTGGAGACACTTTGGGTGAATGGTCAGAAAAGTAATAGTAAACTCAATGGCACCCTTGATGTGTTAAAGGGCATGACATATTTGAAACAAATTTGGGTGCACGGTAACTCGTTCACAGGTCCTATACCGGACTTATCGCATCATGATCAACTATATGATGTTAGCTTGAGGGATAACCAGTTAACTGGGGTTGTTCCACCCTCTCTCACCGCTCTTCCTGCTCTTAAAGTAGTCAATTTGACCAATAACTTGCTTCAAGGGTCTCCTCCATTGTTCAAAGATGGAGTGAAGGTTGATAATGATTTAGACAAGGGGATCAATAGTTTTTGCACAGGGGAGGCTGGTAAGCCATGCAGTCCTCTTGTGGATGCTCTACTTTCTGCAGTTGAACCTTTTGGATACCCTGTGAGACTTGCTGAAAGTTGGAAGGGGAATGATCCCTGTGGTCAACATTGGTTGGGGATTGTTTGCTCAAATGGTAACGTTTCCGTGATCAACTTGCAGAGCATGAATCTCTCTGGCAACATTTCTCCCAGTTTTGCTGAGCTTACATCTGTGACAAAGCTGCTTCTTCCCAACAATGGCCTCACTGGTACCATACCAAGTGAACTCACCAGCATGCCTAGTCTGGTAGAATTGGATGTTTCCAATAACCAATTGCACGGCAAGGTGCCATCTTTTCGTGAGGGTGTAGTTGTGAAGACTGCAGGAAATCCTGACATTGGAAAGGATAAGCCTCAAGCCCCGCCTGGCTCAAGTCCTGGGGGTAAATCTGATGGTcaagttaagaaaaataatactgcAGCAATTCTTGGCACTGTGTTGGGAGGTATCAGTTTAATCGGTTTGGTGgcttttatatttcttatgtaTGGCAGAAAACGTAAGCAAGCAGGCAAAGTTCAAGGTCCTAGTGCAATAGTGGTACATCCTCGTTATTCTGGAGATGGAAGTACTTTGAAAATAAGTGTTGCAGATGCTAGTGCCGGTgttagtggtggtggtggtagtcgAGGAGGAATCGGTGTAATTAGTCCAACTAGTACTGCTCAACATGTGGAAGCTGGGAATATGGTTATTTCAATCCAAGTTTTGAGACAAGTTACGAACAATTTCAGTGAGGCAAACATATTGGGGAAAGGTGGTTTTGGCACTGTATACAAAGGGGAGTTGTACGATGGAACAAAAATTGCAGTGAAAAGGATGGAATGTGGAATGATGGTTGAGAAGGGGCTGACTGAGTTTGAGTCTGAAATTGCAGTACTCACTAAGGTTAGACACAGACATCTGGTTGCACTTGAAGGCCACTGCTTGGATGGAAATGAGAAGCTTCTTGTGTATGAATACATGCCTCAGGGTCCTCTCAGTAAGCATCTATTTGACTGGAAAGAGCAAGGAATACAGCCATTGGAATGGAAGAGAAGGCTTTCCATTGCCTTGGATGTTGCCAGAGGTGTTGAATATCTTCACGGTTTGGCACAGCAAATTTTTATCCATAGGGATCTAAAACCATCAAACATCTTGCTCGGGGATGATATGCGGGCCAAAGTCTCAGACTTTGGATTGGTTCGGCTTGCTCCAGAAGGACAGACCTCGTTTGAAACCAGGCTTGCTGGAACTTTTGGATATTTGGCTCCAGAGTATGCAG TGACTGGACGAGTTACAACAAAGGTTGATGTTTACAGCTATGGAGTTATTCTGATGGAGATGATAACAGGAAGAAAAGCAATTGACAACAGCCAACCAGAAGAGAATGTGCACCTTGTTACATGGTTCAGGAGGATGCTACTGAACAAAGACTCTTTTGACAAGATTATTGACCCCATAATGTGCATTGATGAGGAGGCCTTACCCAGTTGTAGGACTGTGGCTGAGTTAGCTGGCCACTGTTGTGCAAGGGAGCCTCACCAGCGTCCAGACATGAGCCATGTGGTAAATGTTTTGGCCCCTCTTGTCGAAATTTGGAAGCCTTCTGAGACAGATGATGAAGACCTTTATGGAATTGACTTGGACATGACCTTGCCCCAAGCACTCAGAAAATGGCAAGCTTTTGAAGGAAGGAACACCTTTGATATCTCTTCATCAATGCTTAACAGTGAAGAAAATACACAGTCTAGCATACCAACAAGGCCATTTGGATTTGCTAATTCTTTTAATTCCTCTGATGGAAGATGA